In Rhodospirillum rubrum ATCC 11170, a genomic segment contains:
- a CDS encoding HAD family hydrolase, producing the protein MAEGKARKRGKPPAKGRETSIEDIYARFAVRPFGLTADDRPALVAAEFAAEHDLCFVNESVLALYRALQADGIKVGFLSDTYWNAERLGALLRHCVPGLTWDFLYASCDHGVGKADGLFDRYLKKQGWKPTTVAHIGDNPQADIQAPGALGIQTYHCPQCPPADVGLFQREDHIFEMICAADGASLRLDDGLRTIRRQITAMIPHPSPMARVGVSVLGPVLSGFHHFVADRLAKIAQDNPSVRVAFLARDGLAPYRLWQDSGREAAYLEINRRIALVAGTTDQESLGALFKDMSLVDEAAISAFLKHSSPKISRYFQRLPKGQSTGRAFAEALPSLLTRAETRTIGQAIRARLMAYLRAAIPDLDHCGDLVLVDLGYSGTIQKGLRTIFDQEGLSVRLHGLYLITNDEAFDELPSHDSAEGYLSSGVMSPRTSLAILRNIALIEQFCGAPEGSVRDYQNAAVVREPDPRSAEHLALCAEVREGAFAFAQHYAALSTKGWPNPLASPDLAAPHIAAVLARLLLLPSDTDLALFGGITLDVNLGTQGQVPLVDSGTTQSLLAKMPMAGTFGTTAQIMWMAASAAVISPVHGHFYALFAAGLMPGDVVGDAPCGEVTVTLVTAGGLAQLKIACQRTGFGDLRLHIPLITTNQTSPAIMLPMNEIGREGILQGLTLSTGPSIRDAMDSDTPQDLSTDALEGSDLVITGAGYQASGSAPILLIKVPPVSSPYAVLTITLTPIGAGRLLALPA; encoded by the coding sequence ATGGCCGAGGGCAAGGCCCGCAAACGGGGAAAGCCCCCCGCCAAAGGCCGGGAAACGTCGATCGAAGACATCTACGCCCGCTTTGCCGTCCGTCCCTTTGGTTTGACCGCGGATGACCGCCCGGCTCTGGTCGCGGCGGAATTCGCCGCCGAACACGACCTATGCTTCGTCAATGAAAGCGTTCTGGCGCTGTACCGGGCTTTGCAGGCCGATGGCATCAAGGTTGGCTTCCTGTCCGACACCTATTGGAACGCCGAACGCCTTGGCGCCCTTCTGCGGCATTGCGTTCCCGGCCTCACCTGGGATTTCCTTTATGCGTCCTGCGATCATGGCGTTGGCAAAGCCGACGGTCTGTTTGATCGCTATTTGAAAAAGCAGGGCTGGAAGCCCACAACCGTTGCCCATATCGGCGACAATCCTCAAGCCGACATTCAGGCACCCGGGGCGCTGGGAATTCAGACGTACCATTGCCCCCAATGTCCACCGGCCGATGTCGGGCTTTTCCAGCGCGAAGACCATATCTTCGAGATGATCTGCGCCGCCGATGGCGCCAGCTTGCGCCTGGACGATGGCCTGCGGACGATCCGCCGCCAGATCACCGCCATGATCCCCCATCCCTCGCCCATGGCCCGCGTGGGCGTTTCGGTGCTCGGACCGGTTTTGAGCGGCTTTCACCATTTCGTTGCCGATCGCCTCGCCAAGATCGCCCAAGACAATCCTTCGGTCCGCGTGGCATTCCTCGCCCGCGATGGCTTGGCGCCCTACCGGCTGTGGCAAGACAGCGGCAGAGAGGCCGCCTATCTCGAGATCAACCGCCGTATCGCCTTGGTCGCCGGCACCACGGATCAAGAGTCCCTGGGCGCCCTTTTCAAGGACATGTCCCTGGTTGACGAGGCGGCGATCAGCGCCTTTTTGAAGCATTCCTCGCCCAAGATCAGCCGTTACTTCCAACGCCTTCCCAAGGGGCAATCCACGGGCCGGGCCTTCGCCGAGGCTTTGCCGAGTTTGCTGACGAGGGCCGAGACGAGGACGATTGGCCAAGCGATCCGCGCAAGGTTGATGGCCTATCTGCGCGCCGCCATTCCTGATCTTGATCACTGTGGCGATCTGGTTCTTGTCGACCTGGGCTATTCGGGAACCATTCAGAAAGGCCTGCGCACCATCTTTGACCAAGAGGGTCTTTCCGTTCGCTTGCATGGCCTTTATTTGATAACCAACGACGAGGCTTTCGACGAGCTACCCTCCCATGACAGCGCCGAAGGTTATCTTTCCAGCGGTGTGATGTCTCCCCGGACCAGTCTGGCCATTCTCAGAAACATCGCCTTGATCGAACAGTTCTGCGGCGCGCCGGAAGGCTCGGTCCGCGATTACCAAAACGCCGCCGTGGTTCGCGAACCCGACCCAAGAAGCGCCGAGCATCTCGCCCTTTGCGCCGAGGTCCGGGAGGGCGCTTTCGCTTTCGCCCAGCATTATGCGGCCTTGAGCACAAAGGGCTGGCCAAACCCTCTCGCCTCCCCCGATCTGGCGGCCCCGCACATCGCCGCCGTGCTGGCCCGCCTTCTGCTGCTGCCCAGCGATACGGATCTGGCGCTGTTTGGCGGGATAACCCTGGACGTCAATCTGGGCACCCAAGGCCAAGTGCCCTTGGTCGACAGCGGAACGACCCAATCCCTGCTGGCGAAGATGCCGATGGCGGGAACCTTCGGCACGACCGCGCAGATCATGTGGATGGCCGCCAGCGCCGCCGTGATTTCGCCCGTCCATGGCCATTTCTACGCGCTGTTCGCCGCCGGACTGATGCCGGGCGATGTCGTCGGCGATGCGCCTTGTGGCGAGGTGACGGTGACGCTGGTCACCGCCGGCGGCCTGGCACAGCTGAAGATCGCCTGCCAACGCACGGGCTTTGGCGATCTTCGCTTGCATATCCCGCTGATCACCACCAATCAGACCAGCCCCGCGATTATGCTGCCGATGAACGAGATCGGCCGGGAAGGCATCCTTCAGGGGCTGACCCTCTCCACGGGCCCGTCCATTCGCGATGCCATGGACTCCGACACCCCCCAGGATCTGTCCACCGACGCCTTGGAGGGAAGCGATCTGGTGATAACGGGAGCGGGGTATCAGGCCAGCGGCAGCGCTCCCATCCTCCTCATCAAGGTTCCGCCCGTTTCCTCTCCTTATGCGGTCCTCACGATAACGTTAACCCCGATCGGGGCCGGACGCTTATTGGCCTTACCGGCCTAA
- a CDS encoding class I SAM-dependent methyltransferase yields the protein MSKVLLNIGCADVDKPGYINVDARKTKVTHLVSNAWDLDCFEENSVHEIYSRHMLEHLNPEYAKLALQKWFYILEPEGKLVVIVPDIEFHARQLLGVSRSSFGDQMEHAFAGFWGWREKERGGSDFDAHQWGYTVATLENEIGAVGFERIERVVEGVDSEPWHLQMTARKPMTSLCCPMDFRGPFP from the coding sequence ATGTCGAAGGTCTTGCTTAATATCGGATGTGCGGACGTTGATAAGCCTGGTTATATAAATGTTGATGCAAGAAAAACTAAAGTGACTCACTTGGTTAGCAATGCCTGGGATCTTGATTGTTTTGAAGAAAATTCGGTACATGAAATTTATAGCAGGCATATGTTAGAGCATCTTAATCCTGAATACGCAAAATTGGCCCTGCAAAAATGGTTTTATATCTTAGAGCCAGAAGGAAAGCTGGTAGTAATAGTTCCAGACATCGAGTTCCACGCGCGTCAGTTGCTTGGGGTAAGCCGGAGTTCATTTGGTGATCAGATGGAACATGCTTTTGCCGGCTTCTGGGGCTGGAGGGAAAAAGAACGAGGCGGCAGTGATTTCGATGCCCATCAATGGGGCTATACGGTCGCGACATTAGAGAACGAAATTGGTGCTGTTGGATTTGAACGGATTGAACGTGTCGTTGAGGGGGTGGATTCCGAGCCCTGGCATTTGCAGATGACCGCTCGAAAGCCAATGACGTCGCTTTGTTGTCCCATGGATTTCAGGGGGCCCTTTCCATAG
- a CDS encoding methyltransferase domain-containing protein, producing MIAMKWQSVLASLERSDFTTAERDVDQELAHTPLDADGMMLRGVIKLAQGRIGEAEEDLWRALAIAPGLGGVRDALGDLFVHDMTEPSPERDFSLASGERQTATSLVGIREDHRCRYEFAALWLRDRLTPAHRTTGIDLFCGNGYGSRMLADLAGCRVVGVDGSAEAVAQASQAYADHRVVFRQAYFPFELASRSLDFAVSLESVEHVADCDAFLVALDQAVRGPIVLSFPLENTLKFEINADLFSYHFRHFTLEEMTEKLARLCRRKISAIRGQVVYQLRDGRLNGYVPTARMCLTPLRSDSQFAVIVAETDPSLSA from the coding sequence ATGATCGCAATGAAATGGCAGTCTGTTCTTGCTTCGCTAGAGCGGAGTGATTTCACGACGGCGGAAAGAGACGTGGATCAGGAGCTTGCCCATACGCCCCTTGATGCCGATGGCATGATGTTGCGGGGGGTGATCAAGTTAGCTCAGGGGCGTATCGGGGAAGCGGAAGAAGATCTTTGGCGCGCCCTGGCTATCGCTCCGGGGTTGGGGGGAGTCCGCGACGCGCTCGGTGATCTCTTCGTGCATGATATGACTGAGCCTTCTCCCGAGCGCGACTTTTCGCTTGCAAGCGGAGAGCGGCAGACCGCCACCAGTCTGGTGGGGATCCGTGAGGATCATCGGTGTCGCTACGAATTCGCAGCGCTTTGGCTGCGTGATCGTCTAACGCCAGCCCATCGAACAACCGGCATCGATCTGTTTTGCGGCAATGGTTACGGTTCGCGTATGCTGGCCGATCTGGCCGGTTGTCGGGTTGTTGGCGTCGATGGGTCGGCTGAGGCGGTGGCGCAGGCATCGCAGGCCTATGCGGACCATCGCGTGGTGTTTCGACAAGCCTATTTCCCGTTTGAACTGGCTTCACGGTCGCTTGATTTCGCGGTGTCCTTGGAATCGGTCGAACACGTCGCGGATTGTGACGCGTTTCTGGTCGCGTTGGATCAAGCCGTGCGAGGGCCGATCGTCTTGTCGTTTCCGCTTGAAAACACACTGAAATTTGAGATTAACGCCGATCTTTTTTCCTACCATTTCCGTCATTTCACTCTTGAGGAGATGACGGAAAAACTCGCTCGACTCTGTCGACGCAAGATTAGTGCGATCCGTGGGCAGGTGGTCTACCAGTTGCGGGACGGAAGATTGAACGGGTATGTGCCAACCGCTCGGATGTGTCTTACCCCGCTACGATCGGATAGTCAGTTCGCCGTGATCGTGGCGGAGACCGATCCCTCATTGTCCGCATAG
- a CDS encoding Crp/Fnr family transcriptional regulator, whose translation MTQTRPCEAADLARLSNAPLFAALDPQRRQTLARCAQVMRTRGPTLLFSHGDPADAFYGVLEGQVRLTTLTAEGAESVIALIEPGDTFAEAAIVGACRFPVAAQAEAGSLLVRVDGAGFLRLLRDDPGLLRGLLAGLIRRQTDLVHEIHFLKSTSPAQRLASYLLSLLESGAWPGHGRLPVAKHLIASRIGIEPESLSRALARLADQGILGPGPDLTVENPQALRAACAAGPRL comes from the coding sequence ATGACCCAAACCCGCCCCTGCGAAGCGGCCGACCTCGCCCGGCTGTCCAACGCGCCGCTGTTCGCCGCCCTCGATCCGCAACGCCGCCAAACCCTCGCCCGCTGCGCCCAGGTCATGCGCACCCGGGGGCCGACCCTGCTGTTTTCCCATGGCGACCCGGCCGACGCGTTTTATGGCGTGCTTGAAGGACAGGTGCGGCTGACCACCCTGACCGCCGAAGGCGCGGAAAGCGTCATCGCCCTGATCGAACCGGGCGACACCTTCGCCGAGGCGGCGATCGTCGGCGCCTGCCGCTTCCCGGTCGCCGCCCAGGCCGAGGCGGGCAGCTTGCTGGTCCGCGTCGACGGAGCGGGCTTCCTGCGCCTGCTGCGCGACGATCCCGGCTTGCTGCGCGGCCTGCTGGCCGGGTTGATCCGCCGCCAGACCGATCTGGTCCACGAGATCCATTTCCTCAAAAGCACCTCGCCGGCCCAGCGCTTGGCGTCTTATCTGCTGAGCTTGCTGGAATCGGGCGCCTGGCCCGGCCATGGCCGCCTGCCCGTCGCCAAGCACCTGATCGCCAGCCGCATCGGCATCGAACCCGAAAGCCTGTCGCGCGCCCTCGCCCGCCTCGCCGACCAGGGCATCCTCGGCCCCGGCCCCGACCTCACCGTCGAAAACCCCCAAGCCCTGCGCGCCGCCTGCGCCGCCGGACCAAGGCTATAG